A region of Geobacillus sp. 46C-IIa DNA encodes the following proteins:
- a CDS encoding TerC family protein — MDLFSPEFWTALLSIIIIDLVLAGDNAIVIGLAARNLPKHQQKKAIIWGTVGAVAVRALATIFVVWLLKIPGLLLVGGLLLVWIAYKLLVEEKGHDDIEAGGSLWEAMRTIIIADALMGLDNVLAVAGAAHGSFLLVILGLLISVPIMVWGSTLILKWIERFPIIITIGAGVLAWTASKMIVGEPFLKEYFANPVIKYGFELLVVAAVITVGTLKKKKAAKEPQPKAANE, encoded by the coding sequence GTGGATTTGTTTTCTCCGGAGTTTTGGACAGCGTTGCTGTCGATTATCATTATTGACCTTGTCTTGGCGGGGGATAATGCGATTGTCATCGGACTCGCGGCCCGCAACTTGCCAAAACATCAGCAAAAAAAGGCCATCATTTGGGGGACGGTTGGTGCTGTCGCCGTTCGCGCGCTAGCCACCATTTTCGTTGTATGGCTCCTTAAAATCCCAGGCCTCTTGCTTGTCGGCGGTCTCTTACTTGTCTGGATCGCTTATAAGCTGCTCGTTGAGGAAAAGGGGCACGATGATATCGAGGCGGGGGGAAGTTTATGGGAAGCGATGCGCACGATTATTATTGCTGATGCGTTGATGGGGCTTGACAACGTGTTGGCGGTCGCCGGTGCCGCACATGGAAGCTTTCTCCTTGTGATCCTTGGACTGCTCATTTCTGTTCCGATCATGGTATGGGGCAGCACGCTCATTTTAAAATGGATTGAACGCTTCCCAATTATTATCACGATCGGTGCTGGCGTTCTCGCTTGGACAGCATCAAAAATGATCGTCGGCGAGCCGTTTTTGAAAGAGTACTTTGCCAACCCTGTGATTAAATACGGATTTGAGCTGCTTGTTGTTGCAGCTGTCATTACGGTTGGAACGCTGAAAAAAAAGAAAGCCGCCAAAGAACCGCAGCCGAAAGCCGCCAATGAATAA
- a CDS encoding YkvA family protein, giving the protein MRKWWKRLRLIVNVRRFLPFLVEFFASREVPVRKKAFSVGLLLLYVALPFDLIPDWLALFGFIDDLAVFMFILQKVIKMAPVSLKEKYNL; this is encoded by the coding sequence GTGCGCAAGTGGTGGAAACGACTTCGCTTAATCGTAAACGTCCGACGCTTTCTTCCATTTTTGGTTGAATTTTTTGCTTCGCGCGAGGTGCCGGTGCGGAAAAAGGCGTTCTCCGTTGGGCTGTTGCTGTTGTATGTGGCGTTGCCGTTTGATCTCATTCCCGATTGGCTCGCGTTATTTGGTTTTATCGATGATTTGGCCGTTTTCATGTTTATTTTACAGAAAGTCATTAAGATGGCTCCAGTTTCATTAAAGGAAAAATATAACCTATAA
- a CDS encoding multidrug efflux SMR transporter: MAWIYLIVAGIFEIVWAISLKYTAGFTRLWPSAVTVAGMIASFYFLSIATKTLPIGTAYAVWTGIGALGAVVIGMMFLNEPVNAPRIIFLLFILVGIIGLKFTAAQ, translated from the coding sequence ATGGCGTGGATATACTTAATTGTCGCCGGGATATTCGAAATCGTCTGGGCCATTTCCCTGAAATATACGGCTGGGTTCACCCGCCTGTGGCCGTCTGCCGTGACCGTTGCCGGGATGATCGCCAGCTTTTACTTTTTATCGATTGCGACAAAAACTTTGCCGATCGGCACCGCCTACGCGGTATGGACAGGAATCGGGGCGCTTGGGGCGGTCGTTATTGGCATGATGTTTTTAAACGAACCCGTCAACGCGCCGCGGATCATCTTTTTATTGTTTATTCTCGTTGGGATCATCGGTTTAAAGTTCACGGCAGCGCAGTAA
- a CDS encoding cytochrome d ubiquinol oxidase subunit II, whose protein sequence is MTLEVIGISVLWLFLFGYIIVASIDFGAGFFSAYSHWANKQHILHRIIQRYLSPVWEVTNVFLVFFFVGIVGFFPKTAYYYGSILLVPASISIILLAIRGSYYAFHTYGGTERNWYLIAYGLTGVFIPASLSIVLTISEGGFVEAGASGVALDYGKLFASPLSWSIVLLSVTSVLYISAVFLTYYADAAKDERARALLRRYALLWSGPTMLSALLIIYQLRYHNPEHYANLWNVAWMLAVSFLFFVATVWLLWRQRRFGWAFIALLFQYAFAFYAYGISHYPYLLYPYLTIYDGFTNETMAMALIVVFIAGLLLLIPSLYLLMRLFLFNKAYVKGKWEGGKG, encoded by the coding sequence ATGACGCTCGAAGTCATTGGCATCTCGGTGTTATGGCTGTTTTTGTTCGGGTACATTATCGTTGCCTCGATTGATTTCGGGGCCGGGTTTTTCAGCGCCTATAGCCATTGGGCAAACAAACAGCATATTTTGCACCGCATCATTCAGCGCTATCTTTCCCCTGTATGGGAAGTGACGAACGTCTTTCTTGTCTTTTTCTTTGTCGGCATTGTCGGCTTTTTTCCGAAAACGGCGTATTATTATGGTTCTATTTTGCTTGTCCCGGCGAGCATCTCCATCATTTTGTTAGCTATTCGCGGCTCGTACTACGCGTTTCATACGTATGGGGGGACGGAACGGAACTGGTATTTAATCGCTTATGGATTGACGGGGGTGTTTATTCCGGCCTCGCTGTCCATTGTGTTGACGATTTCCGAAGGCGGGTTTGTAGAGGCAGGCGCCTCAGGCGTTGCGCTTGATTATGGGAAGCTGTTTGCAAGCCCGTTGTCATGGAGCATTGTGCTGTTAAGTGTGACGAGCGTTCTTTACATTTCTGCCGTTTTCTTAACATATTATGCGGACGCGGCCAAGGATGAACGGGCGAGGGCGCTGTTGCGCCGCTACGCTCTTCTTTGGAGTGGGCCGACGATGTTGTCAGCGCTGCTCATTATTTATCAGCTCCGCTACCATAATCCCGAGCATTACGCCAACCTATGGAACGTGGCATGGATGCTGGCTGTCTCTTTTTTGTTTTTTGTCGCCACCGTTTGGCTGCTTTGGCGGCAACGGCGGTTCGGCTGGGCGTTTATTGCGCTTTTGTTTCAATATGCGTTCGCCTTTTACGCCTATGGCATTTCACATTATCCGTATTTGTTATACCCGTATTTGACAATTTATGACGGGTTTACGAATGAGACGATGGCTATGGCGTTGATCGTTGTGTTTATTGCCGGCCTTCTGTTATTAATTCCGTCACTTTATTTGCTTATGCGCCTCTTTTTGTTTAACAAGGCGTATGTCAAAGGAAAATGGGAAGGAGGAAAAGGATGA
- a CDS encoding cytochrome ubiquinol oxidase subunit I has translation MNGYDPVLLSRILTGLTLTVHIIYATIGVGIPLMIAIAQWVGIRKNDMHYILLARRWTRGFVITVAVGVVTGTAIGLQLSLLWPNFMQLAGQVISLPLFMETFAFFFEAIFLGIYLYTWDRFENQKKHLLLLIPVAIGSSASAMFITMVNAFMNTPQGFELKNGELVNIDPIAAMFNPAMPTKVAHVLATAYMTSAFVLASIAAWHLWKGNRHIYHRKALHLTMKTAFIFSVASALIGDLSGKFLAEYQPEKLAAAEWHFETSSHAPLILFGTLGEDGEVKYALEIPYALSILAHNHPAAVVTGLNDIPEDERPPLYIHYLFDVMVTIGVFLMVVAAAYWLGSIFRWKWTAKKWFFGLLVAGGPLAMTAIEAGWYLAEVGRQPWILRGYMKTAEGATSSAHVDTMLVLFCLLYMVLVIASATVLVRMFRRNPVERELAERANNGEVAP, from the coding sequence GTGAACGGCTACGATCCGGTGTTGCTTAGTCGTATTTTGACGGGATTGACGCTGACGGTCCATATCATTTATGCCACGATCGGTGTCGGGATTCCACTGATGATCGCCATTGCCCAGTGGGTTGGGATCCGCAAAAACGATATGCATTATATTTTGCTCGCCCGCCGCTGGACGCGCGGCTTTGTCATCACCGTAGCGGTCGGCGTGGTGACAGGAACAGCGATCGGCTTGCAGCTGTCGCTTTTATGGCCGAACTTTATGCAACTCGCCGGCCAAGTGATCAGCTTGCCGCTGTTCATGGAGACGTTCGCCTTCTTTTTTGAAGCCATTTTCCTCGGCATTTATTTGTATACATGGGATCGGTTCGAAAATCAGAAAAAACATTTGCTTTTGCTTATCCCGGTGGCGATCGGCTCTTCAGCATCGGCCATGTTTATTACGATGGTGAACGCATTTATGAATACACCCCAAGGGTTTGAGTTGAAAAACGGCGAGCTTGTCAACATCGATCCGATCGCGGCGATGTTCAACCCGGCGATGCCGACGAAAGTCGCCCACGTGCTGGCGACGGCGTATATGACGTCAGCATTCGTGCTTGCTTCGATCGCCGCTTGGCATTTATGGAAAGGCAATCGTCACATTTATCATCGCAAGGCACTTCATTTAACGATGAAAACGGCGTTTATTTTTTCGGTAGCCAGTGCATTGATTGGCGACTTATCGGGCAAATTTTTAGCCGAATACCAGCCAGAAAAGCTGGCGGCCGCCGAATGGCATTTTGAAACGAGCTCCCATGCACCGTTGATCCTGTTCGGCACGCTCGGAGAAGACGGAGAAGTGAAATATGCTTTAGAAATTCCATACGCCCTCAGTATTTTAGCCCATAACCACCCCGCTGCGGTTGTGACTGGATTAAATGATATTCCAGAAGATGAGCGTCCGCCGCTATACATTCATTACTTATTCGATGTGATGGTCACGATCGGGGTATTTTTAATGGTTGTCGCAGCCGCGTATTGGCTAGGATCGATTTTCCGCTGGAAATGGACGGCGAAAAAGTGGTTTTTTGGACTGCTGGTGGCGGGAGGGCCGCTGGCGATGACTGCGATTGAGGCGGGATGGTACTTAGCGGAAGTCGGGCGGCAGCCGTGGATTTTGCGCGGCTATATGAAAACGGCGGAAGGAGCGACATCGTCTGCGCATGTTGATACGATGCTTGTTTTGTTTTGCCTTTTGTATATGGTGTTAGTAATTGCAAGCGCAACAGTGCTCGTTCGTATGTTCCGCCGCAACCCGGTTGAACGGGAGCTGGCAGAGCGGGCCAATAACGGGGAGGTGGCGCCATGA